In Desulfotomaculum sp., the genomic stretch ACCGTCGGTTGTAACTTTGGAACCAGGAGTAACATGTTTATGAACAAATTCATCGGCCGCTTTCCGATTAAGACTTTCCACTACCTCCATTTTGACATGGCAGGGGTGGTCATTTTTTTCTACCGAAACAGCCACGATTACAGGCGTCTTTTCCGTACCGCGACCGGACTTATCGCCTCCCTCACCGGCGCCACCAAAATAAGCGTCGTCCATTTTTACCAGGCCAGCAAGTTTATATTGACTGTCTCTGTCCGTCATGGCTTTACGAATTTTGTGGGAAATTGCCCAAGCCGTTTGGTAGCTTACACCAAGTGATTTCTTAAGTGAAAGAGAAGAACTACCCCGCTTATCATGGGCAATTAAATAGATCGCCCAAAACCAGGCCACTAAAGATGTCCTTGTTTTGTGCATGACGGTACCGGCGGTAACGGACACCTGATAACTACAAGAGGTACACTCGTATAAGTGCCTGGTTTTAATAAGGTAGGCCGTTTTGTTTCCGCATCTCGGACAGTAAAAACCCTCCGGCCATCTAAGACTGAAAAGATGTTCCCGGCAAGCTTCCTCGTCTCGAAATCGGGATTGAAATTCAAGCAGGCTGATTGGTTCTTGTTTAGCCATATTTTCTCTCCCCTTTTTACTGTATTATTTGTATTATACTACGTTTTGGAGAGAAAGGAAAGGTTTTCTGAGCTAACTGGATAACCACATATTGATATGATTATAACAGCATTTGTATATTAATTAAAACTGGTTAACATTAATTTTTAATTAACACTCCTAAGCATTGCGAAGACACGAGCGGACGGGGCGACTGGGTCATAATTATTCCCAGCATCCCGCAGCAGGCGTATTCATGATGATCGTTTTTACACTGCTGCTTTTGCTCATTTTTTTGTCCGCTTCAACCGGCCCTAAGCTGCCGGGATTTTACGGCGAACCCTTTCATCTTTTACTGGAATTGACTAGAATAATAATGCCCAACGCTATCCAGGAAGGAGAAATTGCTTATGAAAATCGTCGGGAGTCGCAAAGACCCTAGAATAACCCCCTTATCTGCCGAGTGGGACCAGTTTGTGAAGTTGGCCGAAACATTTCGCGCTGACCAGGTCTTTGTGCCGCGCGGAGTTTATAAATTTAAAACCTTCGAGGAGGTTAACAGATGGTCACTGAAAATGATGCTGGGCAAGAAACCTATAGCAGGCCGCCGGGAAGGGAAGATATTAAGAAAATCTGCCGGGCACTAAACGAAAAGGGCGTAAAGTATGTGCTGGTCGGCGGACTGGCGAAGAATTTTCACGGCCTAACAAGAATGACTCATGACATCTAAAAGGTCTTGGGAGACTTTATTTTGAAAAAAACCGCCTAAAATTTTAATGATTTCGTTTTCGTCCGACTTTTTTTCCTCAGTTACCTGATGTAATGAGGTAGAGTAATATGAATTTAGATTTTAAACCAGCATTAATTCTAGTGACAATATTTTTATTAATTGCCTTTTGGGGGAAAATACATGGTTCTGGTTCAACTCCACCAATAAAAAATAAAGAAGGGGTTGCAAGTACGCAAGCTGTTGCTTCTTTAGAAAAGTTAAGCCCCCCTTTTCAGTTAGTAGAAGAATATTTTAAAACTCTTCAAGCTTCCAAGGGAAAAAAACTTGTCAAATTTGAGAAATCCGCTTATACACCTTTTTTTGCAGAAACTGAAAAATTCAACTCTGAATTACGGCGTATTAAGAAACAGGCGTATCAGTAAAAGCAATTATGCAGAACACATTTTACCGCACGCACTTCCAATGCCTTTAAAGCCCCCGGCATTATGGAGCATTCGCGGCCCTTTGCCCTGGTTAAGGTTGCGGGGTTCACAATTTCCGCTGATATATTTTCTGCGAAATAATTAGCGATAAAGCTGCCAGGACAATCGGCGCCGCATAATTGTAATACCAGTTATCAATTTTACCTGTGAAAACTGCGTCTCTGATCAAATAAAGGGCATAGGTGTTGGGTATAAAATTAGAAATTGCTTTTACCAGTCCCGTAGTGTTCTCCAAAGAAACAAATCCATCGGACATAAACCATAAAAGCACTGTTCCAACCATGGCCCCCACGGCTGTAGCGGCAAAACTTTTTAAATACAGGGAACTATTGCGGAAGCCGCGATATAACAGAGCGCGACCAATAACAAAGGAATGATTATCTGCCCCAAGTAAAGCCAGAGTTTTATCCCGGCAAAAAGATAGATTAACAAGCCGTTTACGGTGCCCGTTAGCTCCGAAGCAAGCAGGGACATCACTACACGGGCATAAAAAGAAGTCGTCACTGATCTGGGGGACAGACGGTATTCGATCAAAGTGCACCTGGGTAAAGGACAGAGAACCGAAGAGAAAACCGGATAAAAGGATGCCGATTGCCAAAGCGCTGGCGCCGAAGGAAGCTACCCAGGGAATATCTGCCGGGTAACGTGTTGTTTCCTTAACTGTAATTATTTTGTTGCCGGGATCTTGTTCAAGATAAGAAACAACAGCTCCCGTTAAACGGTTCCGGTAATTTTTAGTCATGTTTGTATTTTCATCTTTAAAATATTGAACTATTATTAGTTCTGCCTCTTTTGTTCTTGTTCCGTTTTTGCCGGACGGTTCTTCGAGCACTTCGATCTTGTTGGTATAGGCTGTTTCGTCCAGGCTTTTTCCGGAAACCTGAAGGGAAAAATAAGGCATCCCTTGCGGGTTGGAAAAAAGTTTTTTTCAGCGATCAAAAGCAATCGTTCTTTCAGATCCTTTTCACTCACCAATAAAACACCTCCGAAAACACCTCCTATAAAACTTAAAAAACTATACTGGTTTTCACGGTTTTATAATAAGCGTAACTCTCTTCCCTGTCCTTATTTTTTAATTGAACCTTTTCTTCTAAAAAGAGCTATGTAATTATGAAAGTATCTTTTATAAGCCTTTGTATCCTCAAAAAAGGCGGCGTGCTAATGGATTTAGATTTGGAAAAATGGCGCTCGGGTGATAATGAAACCTTCTGCGCCTATTTTCACCAGTACAAAGATATGGTTTTTAAAACCGCCTTCTTAATTAGCGGTAGCAAAGAAGAAGCGGAAGATGTTTTGCAGGAGGTTTTCCTGGCTACCTGGAAATCCCGGCATACTTTTAACCCGGATAAAAGCAAGCTGAGCACGTGGCTTACCCGCATTACCACCAGACTGGCCGGAAAGCGCCGCCGAAAAATGGCAAAAGGTTTTTCATCGTTAGAGATAAAAGAGGGTAACTCTCCTTCACCGGAAGAAGACACCCTGACCAAACTGGAATACCAGGCGATGGTAAAAGCCCTGGATATCCTGCCGGAAAAACACCGGATTGTAATTATCTTAAGGTACTTTAACGAGCTATCAATAAACGAAATTGCCGCTATTTTAGGCGTTCCCCTGGGTACGGTCAAGTCCCGGCTGCATCACGGTTTAAAAAAGCTCCATGAAAAATTTTATCTGGCTTTTTCAGCCGGAAAGGAGGTACAAAGATGAAGTGCCGGCAAAGCAAAGAGCTTTTTTCACGTTATCTGGAAGAAGAATTAAAAGGAACGGCGCTGGCTGAATTTAAAAGGCACCTGGACAACTGCCCGCGCTGCCGGGAGGAACTGGCTGCCCTGGCTTATACCCGCCAACGCCTGCGTCAGACCCTAAAACAAATGGCTGCCGGCGCCGCCCCGTCTGCCGGCGCGTACGAAAAGCTAAGGCACCGGCTGGTGGAAGAAATAAAACCGGCGTTTCCCCAAAGGCTTCGCCGGCAGAAGGTTTTTGCCCTGGCGGCAGCAGTCGTCGTGCTGCTCAGCCTGGTAACGATCTTCGCCATATTTCCCGGGCCACCTCTGGAAGCCAGGGTGGCGGCTATTGCCGACGCCGATCCCCGCCTGCAAAACATCCTTGGCGCGGGCAGGGTCAGGGCAGGAGGAATTTTACTCACCGGCCGCTCCCAAGGTCATCTGATCCTTCTAATGGAAAGAAACGAGGATTTTCAAGAAGTACAGATAACCGCTACAGTGGATCTTCAAAAAAAGCAGGTAGTTAAAATTGAAGAGGATACCTGCCCTCCTTTAACTGGCGAAGAGAAAGCTTTGGCTCTTCAGATCGCTCGAAACGATTCGGCCGGGCAAGACCTTTTCTTAAAAAATGTTGTTAAAAATATAGTTTCTGCTTATCCCCCTTTACATGAGGGAATGGTTAACACGCCTGGCCTTCCGGCGGGCCGATTTGCCCGGCTGGTCCTGGAAAATAAGGAGGACAGGGCGCAAGTGTGGCTTGTCCGGGTTGACCTTGCCGCCGGGAAAGTGGTTGAAGTAGCAAAAGGAACCTTGGCCAAAACAGCGCCCAAAATAAAATGGGATGAGGGGAGCGGGCGGCTGGAGTATAACGGCGGAGGGGAGGACAACGGCGAAGGGGGCGGTTTTAAGATCGATAGGTTTCAAGATTGAGGCAGGAAAAATTTTTAAGTAATGAACCTTCAGGAGAAAACCTGCCTATATAATTTATGAAAGCAGTTGGATCGCTTCCTAAACGGAGGGCAGCCGGCAGGTAATTTGCGCCAGAGGAGGGGATGAAAGGCAAAAACCTGCGCCTGCAAAAGGGCCCTGCGTTAAGAAGGATAAAAATACAATAGAGCTGTTTAAAAAAGAAGGAGGATGATAAGGATGCGTCTGAAAAAGAACTGGTCGACCTTGGTGTTGATCGGCATTCTGGCTACCCTGCTGGTCGGCGCCAGTGTGGGGTGGGCGAAAAATGCGGTTGACCCGGTGAAAAGAAATGTGTTACAGGCCGGTGAAGACAACCTGACGCCTCAGGAAATTAAGGAGGGCGCCGGTGGCGGAAAAACGGGTGAGTTAACCAACAAAACCAAAGAAGAAGCGCCGGGCGAATCGGCCGTCATTTTCGGCAAAATTCGCCCAGACGGTAAAAAAGAAGTGGTCAAGGTATTTAAAGGAGAACCGCAGTTAAACATAACCGCTGTTGGCAATAAAAAGACAGGAGAAATGGAGTTTATTGCCTCGAAAGAAGCGGCCGGGAAAAATGATGGGGGAGGATACGCTGTCCTGTACGGCCCGAATGGAGAAAAAGAAGCGGTTAAAGCAGGCAAAGGACCCGTTATGATCAGGAGTTACCCGGATGAAGCAGGTAATATCAAGACAGAAAGAAAGG encodes the following:
- a CDS encoding IS1595 family transposase, with protein sequence MAKQEPISLLEFQSRFRDEEACREHLFSLRWPEGFYCPRCGNKTAYLIKTRHLYECTSCSYQVSVTAGTVMHKTRTSLVAWFWAIYLIAHDKRGSSSLSLKKSLGVSYQTAWAISHKIRKAMTDRDSQYKLAGLVKMDDAYFGGAGEGGDKSGRGTEKTPVIVAVSVEKNDHPCHVKMEVVESLNRKAADEFVHKHVTPGSKVTTDGLNIYAELDKVGYQHERIIINKNKKQGLETFKWIHTIISNAKAFIAGTFHGLDNRHLQSYLNEFCYRFNRRFWEPELFNRLLKACVAAKPVAFSELTG